One genomic window of Cryptococcus neoformans var. neoformans JEC21 chromosome 13 sequence includes the following:
- a CDS encoding tricarboxylate carrier, putative, translating into MAPMEKGFSWSNIAVGATMNMFEVTTLGQPLEVLKTQMAANRSQTIGQAFSTVWSRGGIKGFYQGLIPWAWIEASTKGGVLIFTSAEIEKAAVKGFNLSPAAAGMLGGIGGGVAQAYATMGFCTCMKTVEITRHKQMSVGAPVESTFKVFLDIYKREGLAGINKGVNAVAVRQATNWGSRFGFARLAEAGLRNMKGIKEGEKLGAMDKILASTLGGALATWNQPIEVVRVEMQSALKSQDPARPAKKTVLNTLSYIYKTNGLKGLYRGVTPRIGLGAWQTICMVSFADYVKAFIGTSK; encoded by the exons ATGGCCCCAATGGAGAAAGGTTTCAGCTGGTCCAACATCGCTGTTG GCGCCACTATGAACATGTTCGAAGTCACCACCCTCGGCCAACCCCTCGAGGTGCTCAAGACCCAAATGGCCGCCAACCGAAGTCAAACTATAGGTCAGGCTTTCAGTACCGTCTGGAGTCGAGGAGGTATTAAGGGGTTCTATCAGGGTTTGATACCTTGG GCCTGGATCGAAGCTTCCACTAAGGGTGGTGTGCTTATCTTCACTTCTGCCGAGATTGAGAAGGCTGCCGTCAAGGGCTTCAACCTGTCCCCTGCTGCCGCCGGTATGCTTGGTGGTATCGGTGGTGGTGTCGCCCAGGCGTACGCTACCATGG GTTTCTGTACTTGTATGAAGACAGTTGAAATCACCCGACACAAGCAAATGTCTGTTGGTGCCCCCGTCGAATCTACATTCAAAGTCTTCCTTGATATTTACAAGCGCGAGGGTCTCGCCGGTATCAACAAGGGCGTCAACGCTGTCGCTGTTCGGCAAGCTACCAATTGGGGGTCCCGTTTCGGTTTCGCTCGACTTGCTGAAGCAGGGTTGAGAAATATGAAGGGGATtaaagaaggagaaaagctGGGCGCGATGGATAAGATTTTGGCCAGTACGCTTGGTGGTGCTCTGGCCACTTGGAACCAGCCTATTGAGGTAGTCCGTGTAGAG ATGCAATCCGCTCTTAAATCCCAAGATCCCGCCCGACCGGCCAAGAAGACTGTTCTCAACACCCTCTCTTACATTTACAAGACCAACGGTCTCAAGGGTCTTTACAGGGGTGTCACGCCCCGAATTGGCTTGGGAGCCTGGCAAACTATCTGTATGGTCAGCTTTGCTGATTACGTCAAGGCTTT CATCGGCACCTCCAAGTAA
- a CDS encoding Glucosamine-6-phosphate isomerase, putative, with translation MRLTVRDTKEQVGNYVGDYIANRVNSFVPTPEHKNFVLGLPTGSSPLPVYRRLVELYNEKKVSFKDVVTFNMDEYVGIPRDHSESYHTFMFKNFFSLIDINPNNTHILNGEAEDLYKECEDYEASIKAVGGIDLFLGGIGADGHIAFNEPGSSLTSRTRIKTLAYETILDNCRFFNNDLSLVPRMALTVGVQTVMDAREVVLVVTGQNKSLALSQMIEGAVNHMVTASALQTHPWALVVCDEDATLELRVKTVKYFKSIEKVQDEVEAKYGPVASVRLGLRGPTAA, from the exons ATGAGACTGACTGTTCGAGACACCAAAGAGCAAGTCGGCAACTAC GTTGGGGATTACATCGCCAACCGTGTAAACTCCTTTGTACCCACTCCAGAACACAAGAACTTTGTTCTTGGACTTCCTACAGGCTCATCTCCTTTACCCGTGTATAGGCGATTGGTTGAGCTTTACaatgagaagaaagtgaGCTTTAAGGATGTAGTTACCT TCAACATGGACGAATACGTTGGGATTCCCCGTGATCATTCCGAGTCATACCACACTTTCATGTTTAAAaatttcttctcccttatCGACATCAA TCCTAATAACACACACATTTTGAACGGTGAAGCTGAAGATCTCTACAAGGAATGTGAAGATTACGAAGCTTCCATCAAGGCTGTTGGCGGTATCGATCTCTTTTTGGGAGGCATCGGCGCTGATGGACACATTGCTTTCAACGAG CCTGGATCCTCACTTACTTCCAGGACACGGATTAAGACTCTTGCCTACGAGACCATCCTTGACAACTGCCGTTTCTTCAACAATGATCTTTCCCTCGTACCCCGTATGGCTCTCACCGTCGGCGTCCAGACAGTCATGGATGCTAGGGAGGTTGTACTTGTGGTTACTGGTCAGAACAAGAGCTTGGCATTGAGTCAAATGATCGAAGGTGCGGTAAACCATATGGTCACTGCTAGTGCTCTGCAGACACATCCCTGGGCTTTGGTTGTTTGCGA tgAGGATGCCACCCTTGAGCTTCGAGTCAAGACTGTCAAGTACTTCAAGTCTATCGAAAAAGTGCAAGACGAGGTCGAGGCCAAGTACGGCCCCGTTGCTTCCGTTCGATTGGGATTGAGAGGTCCTACAGCAGCATAA
- a CDS encoding ATP:ADP antiporter, putative: MSEVARKPKDAKAFLTDFLMGGVSAAVSKTAAAPIERIKLLVQNQDEMIKQGRLATPYKGVGDCFARTYKDEGLASLWRGNTANVIRYFPTQALNFAFKDYFKSMFGFKKSEGYWKWFAGNIASGGAAGASSLLFVYSLDYARTRLANDNKSAKKGGSRQFNGLVDVYKKTLASDGIAGLYRGFVPSVVGIIVYRGLYFGLYDSIKPVILVGPLEGNFLASFLLGWTVTTSAGLASYPLDTIRRRMMMTSGGTVHYKSMFDAGSQIVAKEGMKSLFKGAGANILRGVAGAGVLSLYDKAQELMFGKVYSGGSG; the protein is encoded by the exons ATGTCTGAAGTTGCCCGAAAGCCCAAGGACGCCAAGGCGTTCCTCACTGACTTCCTCATGGGTGGTGTCTCTGCCGCTGTCTCTaagactgctgctgcccCCATTGAGCGTATTAAGCTCTTGGTCCAAAACCAGGACGAGAT GATCAAGCAGGGCCGTCTTGCTACCCCTTACAAGGGTGTCGGCGACTGCTTCGCCAGGACCTACAAGGACGAGGGTCTTGCCTCTCTCTGGCGAGGTAACACCGCCAACGTCATCCGATACTTCCCTACTCAGGCTCTTAACTTCGCCTTCAAGGACTACTTCAAGTCCATGTTCGGCTTCAAGAAGTCTGAGGGTTACTGGAAGTGGTTCGCCGGTAACATCGCTTCC GGTGGTGCCGCTggtgcttcttctcttctcttcgtctACTCTCTCGACTACGCCCGTACCCGTCTCGCCAACGACAACAAGTCCGCCAAGAAGGGTGGTTCTCGTCAGTTCAACGGTTTGGTCGATGTCTACAAGAAGACCCTCGCTTCCGACGGTATCGCCGGTCTTTACCGAGGTTTCGTCCCCTCTGTCGTCGGTATCATTGTCTACCGAGGTCTCTACTTCGGTCTCT ATGACTCCATTAAGCCTGTTATTCTCGTCGGCCCTCTCGAGGGTAACTTCcttgcttccttcttgctcgGTTGGACTGTCACCACCTCCGCTGGTCTTGCATCTTACCCTCTCGACACCATCCGTCGacgaatgatgatgacttCCGGTGGTACCGTCCACTACAAGTCCATGTTCGACGCCGGTTCTCAGATCGTTGCCAAGGAGGGTATGAAGTCTCTCTTCAAGGGTGCCGGTGCCAACATCCTCCGTGGTGttgctggtgctggtgtCTTGTCTCTCTACGACAAGGCCCAGGAGCTCATGTTCGGCAAGGTCTACTCT GGTGGTTCTGGATAA